From a region of the Candidatus Limnocylindrales bacterium genome:
- a CDS encoding AraC family transcriptional regulator, producing MSANDNRTSPRAPSVLTSWARAIVAALDDRGTDGRSLARQAGIDEQSLRDPAGRAPVTATGRLWRLAVAATGDPCFGLFASRYLSFPAFPALGVAILASASARDAFTRLVRYSRIVSDAAEYRLDDDGDRCRLIISIAPDARLENESVDAIVSLKVRTLRTLHGDRRCGPLSVTLKRPRPSPSDAFDRFFRAPVTFGADGNVLEFDRALIDAALPAAHAELALRSDEVMAREIAERGEAGLASKVNALIRDRLPAGEPSQEEIAKALGIGARTLQRRLAEEGLPFAEIVARTREEMARNLLREGRWSITEIAFSLGFREASSFSRAFRKWTGQTPSRFRG from the coding sequence TTGTCCGCAAACGACAACAGGACTTCGCCGCGCGCACCTTCGGTGCTCACATCGTGGGCGCGGGCCATCGTCGCCGCGCTCGACGACCGCGGTACCGACGGTCGCAGCCTGGCTCGCCAGGCCGGAATCGACGAGCAATCCCTTCGCGATCCAGCCGGCCGCGCGCCGGTTACGGCTACGGGTCGCCTCTGGCGGCTGGCCGTCGCCGCTACCGGCGACCCCTGCTTCGGATTGTTCGCATCGCGCTATCTTTCTTTCCCTGCGTTCCCTGCGCTCGGCGTCGCGATTCTGGCGAGCGCTTCGGCGCGCGATGCGTTCACCCGCCTCGTGCGCTACAGCCGCATCGTCAGCGATGCCGCGGAGTATCGCCTCGACGACGACGGCGACCGCTGCCGCCTCATCATCAGCATCGCACCCGACGCACGCCTGGAAAACGAGTCGGTCGATGCAATCGTGTCGCTCAAAGTGAGAACGCTCCGCACGCTGCACGGAGACCGTCGCTGCGGTCCGCTCTCGGTAACGCTGAAGCGTCCTCGACCGTCTCCGTCGGATGCGTTCGACCGCTTCTTTCGCGCCCCGGTCACGTTCGGCGCCGACGGGAACGTGCTCGAATTCGATCGGGCGTTGATCGACGCCGCACTCCCGGCGGCTCACGCGGAACTGGCGCTGCGAAGCGATGAAGTGATGGCCCGGGAAATCGCCGAGCGCGGTGAGGCCGGCCTCGCTTCAAAAGTGAACGCGCTCATCCGCGACAGGCTGCCTGCCGGCGAGCCGTCTCAGGAGGAAATCGCGAAGGCGCTCGGGATCGGCGCTCGAACCCTGCAGCGCCGACTGGCCGAGGAGGGCCTGCCGTTCGCGGAGATTGTCGCGCGAACACGCGAAGAGATGGCCCGCAACCTGCTGCGCGAGGGCCGCTGGTCGATCACCGAGATCGCGTTCTCGCTCGGATTTCGCGAAGCCAGCAGCTTCTCACGTGCGTTTCGCAAGTGGACGGGACAGACGCCCTCGCGGTTTCGCGGCTGA
- a CDS encoding fatty acid desaturase, which translates to MVPLAAFFASVAHEIEHDLIHKCYFPTRRRVADAMLAIGWLMRPSTINPWIRRRLHLEHHRISGTAGDVEERAITNGMPMGVRRIAVMIDGLFAGSLLRPVPAGQRRRTIVRTFAAYFPLGLLHYGIFYLWVVVHGFLGLASVVGHVVHVPGWMSGVDFLFVVCVAPNVLRTFALHFVSSNLHYYGDIAVGDVLRQVQVLDRGVFLPLQIFCANFGSTHAIHHFYVPDPFYMRQLTAPVAHRLMREEGVRFNDVAAIGRANRYGAWGPEEVGA; encoded by the coding sequence GTGGTGCCGCTTGCGGCCTTCTTCGCGTCCGTTGCGCACGAGATCGAGCACGATCTCATCCACAAGTGCTACTTCCCGACGCGGCGACGGGTAGCCGACGCCATGCTCGCGATCGGCTGGCTGATGAGGCCGAGCACGATCAATCCCTGGATTCGACGTCGCCTGCACCTGGAGCACCATCGCATTTCCGGAACCGCGGGCGATGTGGAGGAGCGCGCGATCACCAACGGCATGCCGATGGGAGTCCGTCGCATTGCAGTGATGATCGACGGGCTTTTCGCGGGGTCGCTGCTCAGGCCCGTTCCCGCGGGGCAGAGGAGGCGAACGATCGTGCGAACGTTTGCGGCCTATTTCCCGCTCGGGCTGCTGCATTACGGAATCTTCTATCTATGGGTGGTGGTACACGGCTTTCTGGGGCTGGCTTCCGTAGTCGGCCACGTCGTGCACGTTCCCGGCTGGATGAGCGGTGTCGACTTCCTCTTTGTGGTCTGCGTCGCGCCGAACGTGCTGCGGACGTTCGCTCTCCATTTCGTGAGCTCGAACCTGCACTACTACGGCGACATTGCCGTGGGCGATGTGCTCCGCCAGGTGCAGGTGCTCGACCGCGGCGTGTTCCTGCCGCTGCAGATCTTTTGCGCGAACTTTGGCAGCACGCATGCCATCCACCACTTCTACGTGCCGGATCCGTTTTACATGCGACAGCTGACCGCGCCGGTCGCGCATCGATTGATGCGGGAGGAAGGGGTTCGGTTCAATGACGTCGCGGCGATTGGGAGGGCGAATCGGTATGGAGCGTGGGGGCCGGAGGAGGTGGGAGCGTAG
- a CDS encoding MG2 domain-containing protein, producing the protein MAFFSPSVNTSFAASFLLALLASAGCDSPPPNLAGRPSPAPNPATEAVAPQAAAKRADIRADLAPFDRYPSGETFPLVFRFTQPLAPADRSAPSNFSQIHVNPARYGAWRWLSDSELAFDPKEAWHPDEQVDVSLHGLVTSDGTQAAGPSFSPESFRVRLPAAAVSLESCEFSIRNRAPLIQFPVVRLRFNYAAAPKRSAEFVHLTLKKGGNEEALQTTVAAWGTTMQIMGPDLFRPELPSVVRFDLEKGLPFLGGGALEKGIDCVLATDPDAWDKAAEAQKPVAPPPPLVVVVADEPAHSYGASGDRREPLVVRFSDAWVRQYVPHGKPKGLTLDKGLTLDPAIPGVWKTDASNEDAIDFVPTSPWPIGQQVSVTVDENVFPAVKFKNPRATFETPRFWASISSTELYTDPENPSVRQVTATLEFSHPTEIGEVERRLSLQMRIEPQKDFTAAASLGFKLEPDPKMPLVYYIRSSSIDLPEERGEVLVELAPGVPPAEGGTPTNHPTSSRVRIPSRREIFRIDSTSLSVVKRDAETSQRILTIDVSEPTALADLQRNLELYLLPDCRDEHLRELCRNREQFGDEGLVTEAVLSQSVPVALAPVPRDETTLPKTFLFSFEAPGKRELFVRVKTGLQSRTQFQLAREYRSIQYAQAFPRDLRVMHEGALLSLSGSRQLGISLCGVPKVEYELARILPRDVHHLITVTSGSFARPTFKSSHIALDQLAERFNYTEDFPDPESGKTYYSSVDFGRFLSTGASPHGLFVLTVREKKDEPKKEGVSQDDSEDDSQGDSEDASDESSGNCKGEEDCSGEDEGEYDDYDGGDSEPSSALSDSRLILLTDLGLLVKDTLAGEHTVFVVSFRSGEPVEGATVKLLGQNGVPVFTATSSADGQVHFPATRDLRNEKVPLVYVVEKGDDYSFLPFGRNDRQLNFSRFETGGVFNSDEAEGLRAMVFSDRGIYRPGEESRFGIIVRRRNLDAAGTNLPLEISLRDPRGIEILRRKFALTDFGFEDFRWKTEGALTGTYSLAVYLVRGRKEDKQALLGSTSFRVDEFQPDKLAVTSRYIEDKPVAPASATAPAAMPGWVSPHGKFDVKVQNLFGTAAVANNVKGTLLVRPWGGTFSEFPQYNFYSRDSVSDLPTQSEDLGELTTGTDGLVHFVPDLTRYSEQAFRLEFAAEAFEKGSGRSVVSTAEALVSSSPHFLGFKADGSLDFIAKGAGRKVSLIAVGPDLKATRLAGARLKLERTTRISALVKLPNGSLEYQLTPKVTTVSESTLDVDAAGSDLLLNTDEPGDYRLHIADASGAELAVVRYLVHGDGNTTFLADRSAEVGIRLSKTSLEPDEELEVSIDTPYVGSGLLTIERDKVYAAQWFKTDTLSSVQRIKVPKGIVGNAYVSVAFVRSLESRDIFAPPLSYGVRPFSIARSEYTTTIDLTVPPEAKPGRDMEVGYKTSNAGRVLVYAVDEGILQFARYKVPAPVSSFVPKRALEVDTYQILDLLLPDHKIVEELSSPGGDEDVGLGKFKNPFARKKRQPMAFWSGILPAGAEGTVKIPIPEDFNGTVRVIAVQVGAGKLGVATTQTVAQHDFVIEPQAPYFVSPGDEFEIGATVANTVKGSGKDVKVALAVTPSSGFEIVGSNDVELVIPEGEDRSFRMRMRARDVLGPQDFRIDASGIDRKETATETVSLRPPQALRTSLQGGIYRPNKDGDNAEKTIAGLRPLYAEHREVSATISSSPLTVGQGLVTYLKQYPYGCTEQLVSSAFPAVIYGADPEIGLSQQDVERFTRRAFQSLSSRQRADGSFGLWDATSYSDVLFSVYAVHFLLEAKERSLEIPEAVYTRAIDWLATLNKQTSYSAYEQLAQAYALYLRARTGERVTTQAQALVAELDRQWQASWRETTIAMFLAATFRQLQMDTEANSLLKKPGQVWHSQGFPWPLSDASVHGSIYAWLSSKHFGKETWMSSLDTVLGVSAMIDDQSFTSFSSSFAMLGLATTGQALSVDQRERLKIEAKTAAGTSVLDLTGERILKADVPIDANELVYKGQSGQMYFYGLSQTGFDHVAAEPYEAGLAIERELRSDKGDKKDAFDLEDKLEVTLFLKASEPLTRMAVLELIPGGFEIDLGDEGLASRHSLHPGANTWEPQFIDVQEDRIVFFGDLPADTATFTYRLKPLSRGKYTFAAPYAEGMYDPTRRFLGRPSMVEVR; encoded by the coding sequence ATGGCGTTCTTCTCCCCATCCGTGAACACGTCGTTCGCTGCATCGTTTCTGCTGGCACTGCTGGCATCGGCCGGTTGCGACTCGCCGCCGCCGAACCTCGCAGGCCGGCCTTCGCCGGCGCCGAACCCGGCAACCGAGGCTGTGGCGCCGCAAGCTGCCGCGAAGCGCGCCGACATCCGCGCCGATCTCGCTCCGTTCGACAGGTATCCGTCGGGCGAAACCTTCCCGCTTGTGTTCCGGTTCACGCAGCCGCTGGCACCGGCCGATCGCAGTGCTCCGTCCAACTTCTCGCAGATTCACGTCAATCCTGCTCGCTACGGCGCGTGGCGCTGGCTGTCGGATTCCGAGCTGGCGTTCGACCCGAAGGAAGCCTGGCATCCCGACGAGCAGGTCGACGTTTCGCTTCATGGACTGGTTACGTCCGACGGCACCCAGGCGGCCGGTCCGTCGTTTTCTCCGGAGAGCTTCCGTGTACGCCTGCCGGCGGCGGCGGTAAGCCTTGAAAGCTGTGAATTCTCGATTCGCAATCGCGCTCCGCTCATCCAGTTCCCCGTCGTGCGGCTGCGATTCAATTATGCTGCGGCTCCGAAACGCTCTGCGGAGTTCGTCCACCTGACTCTGAAGAAGGGCGGGAACGAAGAAGCCCTGCAGACGACGGTGGCTGCGTGGGGAACGACGATGCAGATCATGGGGCCGGACCTGTTTCGCCCGGAGCTTCCGAGCGTGGTCCGCTTCGACCTTGAAAAAGGCCTGCCGTTCCTCGGCGGCGGCGCGCTCGAAAAAGGAATCGACTGCGTTCTGGCGACCGATCCGGACGCATGGGACAAGGCCGCGGAAGCGCAGAAGCCGGTGGCACCGCCGCCGCCGCTGGTCGTCGTCGTAGCCGACGAGCCCGCGCACTCGTACGGCGCAAGCGGCGACCGGCGCGAGCCGCTCGTCGTAAGATTCAGCGACGCGTGGGTAAGGCAGTATGTACCCCACGGAAAACCGAAGGGCCTCACTCTCGACAAGGGCCTGACGCTGGACCCGGCGATCCCCGGCGTCTGGAAGACCGACGCGAGCAACGAAGACGCGATCGATTTCGTTCCGACCTCGCCGTGGCCGATCGGCCAGCAGGTGAGCGTGACGGTCGACGAGAACGTATTTCCCGCCGTCAAGTTCAAAAACCCGCGGGCAACGTTCGAGACGCCGCGATTCTGGGCGAGCATTTCGAGTACCGAGCTTTACACCGATCCCGAAAATCCTTCCGTACGGCAAGTCACGGCCACGCTGGAGTTCTCGCATCCGACCGAAATCGGCGAGGTCGAACGCCGGTTGTCGCTTCAGATGCGCATCGAGCCTCAGAAGGACTTTACCGCGGCAGCGAGCCTTGGGTTCAAGCTGGAACCCGATCCGAAGATGCCGCTGGTCTACTATATAAGGAGCAGCAGCATCGACCTGCCCGAAGAGAGGGGCGAGGTGCTGGTCGAGCTGGCGCCCGGAGTGCCGCCCGCCGAAGGCGGCACGCCGACCAATCACCCGACCTCGTCGCGGGTCAGGATTCCGTCCAGGCGCGAGATCTTCCGCATCGATTCGACGTCACTGTCGGTCGTGAAGCGGGACGCCGAAACCAGCCAGCGCATTCTTACGATCGACGTTTCGGAACCGACGGCGCTCGCCGACCTGCAGAGAAACCTCGAGCTCTACCTGCTTCCCGATTGCCGAGATGAGCATCTCCGGGAGCTCTGCCGCAACCGCGAGCAGTTCGGCGACGAAGGTCTCGTCACCGAAGCGGTATTGTCGCAATCGGTGCCGGTCGCGCTCGCGCCTGTTCCCCGCGACGAGACCACGTTGCCGAAGACGTTTCTGTTTTCGTTCGAGGCGCCCGGAAAGCGTGAGCTTTTCGTGCGGGTGAAGACGGGCCTTCAGTCCCGGACGCAGTTCCAGCTCGCCCGCGAGTACCGCTCGATTCAGTACGCGCAGGCTTTTCCGCGGGACCTTCGCGTGATGCACGAGGGGGCGCTGCTCAGCCTGTCGGGGTCGCGCCAGCTCGGGATCTCGCTGTGCGGCGTGCCGAAGGTCGAGTACGAGCTCGCGCGCATCCTGCCGCGCGACGTCCATCATCTTATAACCGTCACGTCGGGCAGCTTCGCCCGGCCGACCTTCAAGTCGTCGCACATCGCGCTCGACCAGCTCGCCGAGCGTTTCAACTACACCGAGGATTTCCCGGACCCGGAAAGCGGCAAGACCTACTACTCGAGCGTCGACTTCGGACGCTTCCTGTCGACCGGCGCTTCGCCGCACGGCCTGTTCGTTCTGACGGTCCGGGAGAAGAAGGACGAACCCAAAAAGGAAGGAGTCAGCCAGGACGACTCGGAGGACGACTCGCAAGGTGACTCGGAAGACGCCTCGGACGAATCCTCGGGCAACTGCAAGGGCGAGGAGGACTGCAGCGGGGAGGACGAAGGCGAGTATGACGACTACGACGGCGGCGACTCGGAGCCTTCGAGCGCGCTGTCCGACAGCCGGCTCATCCTGCTGACCGACCTTGGACTGCTCGTAAAGGATACGCTGGCCGGCGAGCACACGGTTTTCGTGGTGTCGTTTCGCAGCGGCGAGCCGGTCGAAGGGGCGACCGTAAAGCTGCTCGGCCAGAACGGCGTGCCGGTCTTCACCGCCACCAGCTCGGCCGATGGCCAGGTGCATTTCCCTGCGACCCGCGACCTGCGCAACGAGAAGGTTCCTCTCGTCTACGTGGTCGAGAAGGGCGACGACTACTCGTTCCTTCCGTTCGGTCGCAACGATCGCCAGCTCAACTTCTCGCGCTTCGAGACCGGCGGCGTGTTCAACAGCGACGAAGCCGAAGGCCTGCGGGCGATGGTCTTCTCCGACCGCGGCATCTACCGCCCGGGCGAGGAGTCGCGTTTCGGCATCATCGTGCGCCGCCGCAACCTCGACGCGGCCGGCACCAACCTGCCGTTGGAAATCAGCCTGCGCGATCCGCGCGGCATCGAGATCCTGCGCCGCAAGTTTGCGCTCACCGACTTCGGCTTTGAGGATTTCCGCTGGAAGACCGAGGGCGCGCTGACCGGAACCTATTCGCTCGCGGTCTATCTGGTGCGCGGAAGAAAAGAGGACAAGCAGGCGCTGCTCGGTTCCACGTCGTTCCGGGTCGACGAGTTCCAGCCCGACAAGCTGGCCGTCACTTCGCGCTACATCGAAGACAAACCCGTCGCTCCCGCTTCGGCTACAGCGCCGGCAGCGATGCCCGGCTGGGTTTCGCCGCACGGCAAGTTCGATGTGAAGGTGCAGAACCTGTTCGGCACGGCGGCGGTCGCCAACAACGTCAAGGGAACCTTGCTCGTCAGGCCGTGGGGCGGAACGTTCAGCGAGTTCCCGCAGTACAACTTCTACTCGCGCGACAGCGTCTCCGACCTTCCCACGCAGAGCGAAGACCTGGGCGAGCTCACCACCGGCACCGACGGGCTCGTGCATTTCGTTCCCGACCTGACGCGTTATTCCGAGCAGGCCTTCCGCCTGGAGTTTGCTGCCGAAGCTTTCGAGAAGGGATCGGGCCGCTCGGTGGTCAGCACCGCCGAGGCGCTCGTGTCGTCGTCGCCGCACTTCCTCGGCTTCAAGGCCGACGGAAGCCTCGACTTCATCGCGAAAGGCGCCGGCCGGAAAGTTTCGCTGATCGCCGTCGGCCCGGATCTCAAGGCTACCAGGCTCGCGGGCGCCAGACTGAAGCTCGAGCGGACGACGAGAATCTCGGCGCTGGTCAAGCTGCCGAACGGATCGCTCGAGTATCAGCTGACTCCCAAGGTCACGACGGTCAGTGAGAGCACGCTCGACGTCGATGCGGCCGGCAGTGATCTCCTTCTGAACACCGACGAACCCGGTGACTACAGGCTGCACATCGCCGACGCGTCGGGCGCCGAGCTGGCGGTGGTGCGGTACCTCGTCCACGGCGATGGAAACACGACGTTCCTTGCCGACCGTTCCGCCGAGGTCGGAATCCGCCTGAGCAAGACCTCGCTCGAACCGGACGAGGAGCTCGAGGTTTCCATCGACACCCCCTACGTCGGCTCCGGCCTGCTGACGATCGAACGCGACAAGGTCTACGCTGCGCAGTGGTTCAAGACCGACACGCTCTCGTCCGTGCAGCGCATCAAGGTGCCGAAGGGCATCGTCGGCAACGCCTATGTGAGCGTCGCGTTCGTGCGCTCGCTGGAATCGCGCGACATCTTCGCGCCGCCGCTCAGCTACGGCGTTCGGCCATTTTCGATCGCGCGCTCGGAGTACACGACGACGATCGACCTGACGGTGCCGCCCGAGGCCAAGCCCGGGCGCGACATGGAGGTAGGATACAAGACCAGCAACGCCGGGCGCGTGCTGGTCTATGCGGTCGACGAAGGGATTCTTCAGTTCGCGCGCTACAAGGTTCCGGCGCCGGTCTCGAGTTTCGTGCCGAAGCGGGCGCTCGAGGTCGATACCTACCAGATCCTCGACCTGCTGCTGCCCGATCACAAGATCGTCGAGGAGCTGTCGTCGCCGGGTGGTGACGAGGACGTCGGCCTCGGCAAGTTCAAGAATCCGTTCGCACGCAAGAAGCGCCAGCCGATGGCGTTCTGGTCGGGGATTCTCCCGGCGGGTGCGGAAGGAACCGTGAAGATTCCGATCCCGGAGGATTTCAACGGAACGGTCCGCGTTATTGCCGTGCAGGTCGGCGCCGGAAAGCTCGGCGTCGCCACCACGCAGACGGTCGCGCAGCACGACTTCGTGATCGAGCCGCAGGCGCCGTACTTCGTCTCGCCCGGCGACGAGTTCGAAATCGGAGCAACCGTGGCGAACACCGTCAAGGGCTCGGGCAAGGACGTCAAGGTTGCTCTGGCGGTGACGCCGTCGTCGGGATTCGAGATCGTCGGCAGCAACGACGTCGAGCTCGTCATCCCCGAAGGCGAAGACCGCTCGTTCCGCATGCGGATGCGCGCGCGCGACGTGCTCGGGCCGCAGGACTTCCGCATCGACGCCAGCGGGATCGACCGCAAGGAAACGGCGACCGAGACGGTCAGCCTTCGCCCTCCGCAGGCACTGCGCACGTCGCTGCAAGGCGGCATCTACCGGCCGAACAAGGACGGCGACAACGCCGAGAAGACCATCGCAGGCCTGCGGCCGCTGTACGCCGAGCATCGCGAGGTGTCGGCTACGATCTCGTCGTCACCGCTGACCGTCGGGCAGGGCCTCGTCACCTATCTCAAGCAGTATCCTTACGGCTGCACCGAGCAGCTGGTCAGCAGTGCTTTCCCGGCCGTGATTTACGGAGCGGATCCGGAGATCGGTCTCAGCCAGCAGGATGTCGAGCGCTTCACGCGGCGCGCGTTCCAGTCGCTGAGCAGCCGCCAGCGCGCCGACGGCTCGTTCGGTCTGTGGGACGCAACCTCGTATTCGGACGTCCTGTTCTCCGTCTACGCGGTTCACTTCCTGCTCGAAGCCAAAGAGCGGTCGCTCGAGATTCCCGAAGCCGTCTACACGCGTGCCATCGACTGGCTGGCGACGCTCAACAAGCAGACGTCGTACTCCGCTTACGAGCAGCTCGCCCAGGCCTACGCACTGTACCTGAGGGCGCGCACCGGCGAGCGCGTGACGACGCAGGCGCAGGCTCTCGTCGCCGAGCTCGATCGCCAGTGGCAGGCGTCGTGGCGCGAGACGACGATCGCGATGTTCCTGGCCGCCACGTTCCGTCAGCTGCAGATGGACACTGAAGCGAACTCGCTGCTGAAGAAGCCGGGACAGGTCTGGCACAGCCAGGGCTTCCCGTGGCCGCTGTCGGACGCGAGCGTGCACGGGTCGATTTATGCGTGGCTCTCGTCGAAGCACTTCGGCAAGGAAACCTGGATGTCTTCGCTCGACACGGTGCTCGGCGTGTCGGCGATGATCGACGACCAGAGCTTCACGTCGTTCTCGAGCTCGTTTGCCATGCTCGGGCTGGCGACAACCGGACAGGCTCTGAGCGTGGATCAGCGCGAGCGCCTCAAGATCGAGGCGAAAACCGCCGCCGGCACGTCCGTGCTCGATCTGACCGGCGAAAGGATTCTCAAGGCCGACGTGCCGATCGATGCGAACGAGCTCGTCTATAAAGGACAAAGCGGCCAGATGTATTTCTACGGCCTCAGCCAGACCGGGTTCGATCACGTTGCCGCCGAGCCGTACGAAGCCGGCCTCGCGATCGAGCGCGAGCTGCGCAGCGACAAGGGCGACAAGAAGGATGCGTTCGATCTCGAGGACAAGCTCGAGGTCACGCTGTTTCTCAAGGCTTCCGAGCCGCTGACGAGAATGGCCGTGCTCGAGCTGATCCCGGGCGGCTTCGAGATTGATCTCGGCGACGAAGGCCTCGCGTCGCGGCACTCGCTGCATCCCGGTGCGAACACGTGGGAGCCGCAGTTCATCGACGTGCAGGAGGACCGCATTGTCTTCTTCGGCGACCTGCCCGCTGACACCGCGACGTTCACGTATCGCCTCAAGCCGCTGAGTCGCGGCAAGTACACATTTGCCGCCCCATACGCCGAGGGAATGTACGATCCGACCAGGCGCTTTCTCGGCCGGCCGAGCATGGTGGAGGTGCGGTGA
- the pbpC gene encoding penicillin-binding protein 1C: MSASLQHMLRMLRRLAVAALGGAGIVALAWLALALVPPPALRNRGQTPISGSQGLSPISDVLFDSRGDLLSLSLSYDERYRVPISYAELPKEVVQATVLYEDRHFFDHFGVNPFSLARGALMTVVAPKRPIGGSTITMQLARMQLGLSTRSIYGKLSQMFWALVLERHYTKQQILEAYLNEAPYGANIEGIGAASLVYFRKPAGHLSAGEAVTLAVLPQNPSLRWKAIGAHDLDAARQLLVARLDANGAAGVVARDFLYSPADIPAGAPHFFQRVRELFPDRTQFTSNIDPVLQRDAEDVLRSTLASFSEYGVRNGTILVAELPDMKVRAYVGSAGYLRPEISGYVNGLAAQRSPGSLLKPFLYGLALDQGIIAPETMLRDVPIRLSSYVPENFEHNFLGPISASDALVRSRNIPALELFRALAPGSLYHLLGDAGVTRLKSEEYYGIALVLGGLGTTSEEIAQLYGVLGNGGVMQPLRFLDGAATGSEGRKVLSPEAAFLVTDMLSRNPPALGKFREQHIPWKTGTSYGSRDAWAVGLVGTHVVAVWLGEFDGKPNPNLVGRDVAGPVFFSVVDRLRTHGIVPVPPDPAALNLKKVEVCALSGALPGPDCPHRKQSWFIPGVSPIASCRIHRKVEVDEASGLRVCPGERGGTGRVYEFWDSAMQKLFVQAGLRRATPPAYEPRCGIPASDAEEIRIVSPEQHVEYRLEPHRGLELELVASVPADAKQLYWFAGDELIGQVDPSRSLHWKARVGTFLFRAVDDRGRASSVRVRVLPQTGDDATGFTPPA; encoded by the coding sequence GTGAGCGCGAGCCTCCAGCACATGCTTCGCATGCTGCGGCGGCTCGCTGTCGCAGCGCTTGGCGGCGCGGGAATCGTCGCGCTCGCGTGGCTCGCGCTCGCGCTCGTGCCGCCGCCGGCGCTCCGAAATCGGGGACAGACACCGATTTCCGGTAGTCAGGGTCTGTCCCCGATTTCCGACGTGCTGTTCGACAGCCGTGGCGATTTGCTGTCGCTCAGCCTGTCGTACGACGAGCGCTACCGCGTGCCGATCTCGTATGCGGAGCTGCCGAAGGAGGTCGTGCAGGCGACCGTTCTTTACGAGGACCGGCACTTCTTCGATCACTTCGGCGTCAATCCGTTCTCGCTCGCACGCGGCGCGCTGATGACGGTGGTCGCACCGAAGCGACCGATCGGCGGCTCGACGATCACGATGCAGCTTGCACGCATGCAGCTTGGTCTCAGCACCCGCAGCATCTACGGCAAGCTGTCGCAGATGTTCTGGGCGCTCGTGCTCGAACGGCACTACACCAAGCAGCAGATTCTCGAAGCGTACCTCAACGAGGCTCCGTACGGCGCGAACATCGAAGGCATCGGTGCGGCGAGCCTCGTCTACTTCCGCAAACCTGCCGGCCACCTGTCCGCCGGCGAGGCCGTCACGTTGGCGGTCCTGCCGCAGAATCCGAGCCTGCGCTGGAAAGCCATCGGTGCGCACGACCTCGATGCTGCACGGCAGTTGCTCGTCGCGCGACTCGACGCGAACGGCGCAGCGGGCGTTGTCGCCAGAGACTTCCTCTATTCTCCGGCCGACATCCCGGCGGGCGCGCCTCACTTCTTCCAGCGCGTGCGCGAGCTGTTCCCCGATCGCACCCAGTTCACGAGCAACATCGACCCGGTTCTGCAGCGCGACGCCGAAGACGTGCTGCGGTCGACGCTGGCAAGTTTCTCGGAGTACGGAGTCCGTAACGGAACCATTCTTGTCGCCGAGCTTCCGGACATGAAGGTCCGTGCGTACGTCGGGTCGGCCGGCTATCTGCGGCCGGAGATCTCAGGCTACGTCAACGGCCTTGCGGCTCAGCGCTCGCCCGGCTCCCTGCTCAAGCCGTTTCTTTACGGCCTGGCTCTCGATCAGGGCATCATCGCGCCGGAAACGATGCTGCGCGACGTCCCGATCCGGCTGTCGTCGTACGTTCCGGAAAACTTCGAGCACAATTTCCTCGGGCCGATCTCTGCCAGCGATGCGCTGGTGCGAAGCCGCAACATCCCGGCGCTCGAGCTGTTCCGCGCGCTGGCGCCGGGTTCGCTCTACCATCTTCTCGGCGATGCCGGCGTAACCAGGCTCAAGTCCGAGGAATACTACGGCATCGCGCTCGTGCTCGGCGGTCTCGGCACGACGTCGGAAGAGATCGCGCAGCTCTACGGGGTTCTCGGCAACGGCGGCGTGATGCAGCCGCTTCGCTTCCTGGACGGCGCGGCGACGGGCAGCGAGGGCAGGAAAGTGCTGTCACCCGAAGCGGCCTTCCTCGTCACCGACATGCTGTCGCGCAATCCGCCGGCGCTCGGAAAATTCCGCGAGCAGCACATCCCGTGGAAGACCGGGACTTCCTACGGATCGAGAGACGCATGGGCAGTCGGTCTCGTCGGCACGCACGTGGTTGCGGTCTGGCTCGGCGAGTTCGACGGAAAGCCGAATCCGAATCTGGTCGGTCGCGACGTTGCCGGGCCGGTCTTCTTTTCCGTCGTCGACCGACTGCGCACGCACGGCATCGTTCCGGTTCCTCCGGATCCTGCTGCGCTCAATCTCAAGAAGGTCGAGGTGTGCGCTCTGTCCGGCGCCCTTCCGGGTCCGGACTGTCCGCACCGCAAGCAGAGCTGGTTCATTCCCGGAGTGTCACCGATCGCAAGCTGCCGGATCCATCGCAAGGTCGAAGTGGACGAGGCGAGCGGCCTTCGCGTCTGTCCGGGCGAGCGCGGCGGAACGGGCCGCGTCTACGAGTTCTGGGACAGCGCAATGCAAAAGCTGTTCGTGCAGGCCGGCCTGCGGCGCGCAACGCCGCCGGCTTACGAGCCGCGCTGCGGGATTCCGGCTTCGGATGCCGAGGAGATCCGCATCGTCAGTCCGGAACAGCATGTGGAGTACCGGCTCGAGCCGCATCGCGGCCTGGAGCTGGAGCTTGTGGCGTCGGTTCCGGCGGATGCGAAGCAGCTTTACTGGTTCGCCGGCGACGAGCTGATCGGCCAGGTCGATCCTTCGCGCTCGCTTCACTGGAAAGCGAGGGTCGGGACGTTCCTTTTCCGTGCCGTCGACGATCGCGGGCGTGCGAGCTCGGTGCGGGTTCGCGTGCTGCCGCAGACAGGAGACGACGCGACCGGGTTTACGCCGCCGGCGTAA